In a single window of the Pseudomonas oryzihabitans genome:
- a CDS encoding carboxymuconolactone decarboxylase family protein, translated as MPLSSRLTPLSEQNTTAEQQRVLAEIQSGPRGNLDGPFLAWIHSPALANHAQRLGAFCRYGTRLELRLTELAILTTAAWWRAQAEWQIHEPIARQAGLADQVIEAIRQGAVPSFETPEEACVHAIGVALYDTRRIPDDLYQQGVALFGEAGMVELVGVYGYYSLVAMTLNAFAVDRGGDTPLPFAE; from the coding sequence ATGCCCCTCTCATCGCGGCTGACACCCCTGTCCGAACAGAACACGACGGCAGAACAGCAGCGCGTACTGGCCGAGATCCAGAGCGGTCCGCGGGGAAATCTCGATGGGCCCTTCCTGGCCTGGATCCACAGTCCGGCGCTGGCCAACCATGCCCAGCGGCTGGGTGCCTTCTGCCGCTACGGTACTCGGCTGGAATTGCGCCTTACCGAGCTGGCGATCCTCACCACCGCCGCCTGGTGGCGCGCCCAGGCGGAATGGCAGATCCATGAGCCCATCGCCCGTCAGGCGGGGCTGGCGGATCAGGTGATAGAGGCAATCCGGCAAGGCGCCGTGCCGTCCTTCGAGACGCCCGAGGAGGCCTGCGTCCATGCCATCGGGGTGGCGCTCTACGACACCCGGCGTATCCCCGATGACCTCTACCAGCAGGGCGTAGCGCTGTTCGGCGAAGCCGGGATGGTCGAGCTGGTGGGTGTCTATGGCTACTACAGCCTGGTCGCCATGACCCTCAACGCCTTCGCGGTGGACCGGGGCGGCGACACGCCCCTCCCCTTCGCCGAGTAA
- a CDS encoding MFS transporter, with product MRINPPLLALATGAFGIGVTEFAPMGMLPGIAADLGVSIPAAGLLVSAYALGVLIGAPLMTLTTGRIPRRQLLIGLMAIFTLGNLMSALATDYTSLLIARVVTSLNHGAFFGVGALVAASVVAPDRRAGAVAAMFMGLTLATIGGVPLATWFGELLGWRQAFWGIAGLGLLTMAALWFALPNVALPPSDGVLAEIRVLGRPPVLAALGLTVVGSGAMFTVFTYIAPILASETHGSTAFITAMLVLFGVGLTLGNLWGGKAADKSIDRTLIASLSLLILVLLAFTVLIRWPLPAAVAILLWGIASFALVPPLQMRVMDAAKDAPNLASAVNIGAFNLGNALGAALGGAVISAGLGYPAISLAGAGMAALGLLMVLTLAWRGRASGAAVAG from the coding sequence ATGCGTATCAATCCCCCTCTGCTGGCCCTGGCCACGGGTGCCTTCGGCATCGGTGTCACCGAGTTCGCCCCCATGGGCATGCTGCCCGGCATCGCCGCCGACCTCGGCGTCTCCATCCCGGCGGCGGGTCTGCTGGTCAGCGCCTATGCCCTGGGCGTGCTGATCGGCGCACCGCTGATGACCCTGACCACCGGCCGCATTCCGCGTCGCCAGCTGCTGATCGGCCTGATGGCCATCTTTACCCTGGGCAACCTGATGTCGGCCCTGGCCACCGACTACACCAGCCTGCTGATCGCCCGGGTGGTGACCTCGCTCAACCATGGCGCCTTCTTTGGCGTCGGCGCCCTGGTGGCGGCCAGCGTGGTCGCCCCGGATCGGCGCGCCGGGGCGGTCGCCGCCATGTTCATGGGCCTGACCCTGGCCACCATCGGCGGGGTGCCCCTGGCTACCTGGTTCGGTGAACTGCTCGGCTGGCGCCAGGCCTTCTGGGGCATCGCCGGACTCGGCCTGCTGACCATGGCCGCGCTCTGGTTCGCCCTGCCCAACGTGGCCCTGCCACCCAGCGACGGCGTGCTGGCCGAGATCCGCGTGCTGGGCCGCCCGCCGGTGTTGGCCGCTCTGGGCCTGACCGTGGTCGGCTCGGGCGCCATGTTCACCGTCTTCACCTATATCGCGCCCATCCTCGCCAGCGAAACCCATGGCTCCACGGCCTTCATCACCGCCATGCTGGTGCTGTTCGGCGTCGGCCTGACCCTGGGCAATCTTTGGGGCGGCAAGGCCGCGGACAAATCCATCGACCGCACCCTGATCGCCTCCCTGAGCCTGCTGATCCTGGTGCTGCTGGCCTTTACCGTGCTGATACGCTGGCCGCTGCCGGCCGCCGTGGCCATCCTGCTCTGGGGGATCGCCAGCTTCGCCCTGGTCCCGCCGCTGCAGATGCGGGTGATGGACGCCGCCAAGGACGCCCCCAACCTGGCCTCGGCGGTCAACATCGGTGCCTTCAACCTGGGCAATGCCCTGGGCGCGGCCCTGGGTGGCGCGGTGATCAGCGCCGGTCTGGGCTATCCGGCCATCTCCCTGGCCGGCGCCGGCATGGCCGCCCTGGGGTTGCTGATGGTGCTGACCCTGGCCTGGCGCGGTCGGGCGAGCGGCGCAGCAGTAGCGGGGTAG